DNA from Tsuneonella dongtanensis:
TCGCGTCGCTACCGCTGGTCTCGGTGCTCGGCATGGTGTTCCTGTGGCAGGCGAAACCCGATGCCGAGAACATGGCGATCCATTCGGCGGCGACCTTCTGGTACGTGCTGCCGAGCCTGCCGATGTTCCTCGCGATCCCGGTGATGCTTCGCTCGGGCATGAACTTCTATCTCGCCCTGGCGCTCGGCTGCGCGCTGACCGTGGTGCTTTACCTCGCCATGATGCAGGTCGGCCCGCGATTCGGGCTCAGGCTGTGACGATGCGCCCGTGATCATGCGCCCATGATCATTCTGGGCCTCGACCCATCGCTCTCGTGCACCGGGTGGGGAGTCATCCGGGTCGAGGGATCGCGCACGACCCACCTCGCCAACGGGCAGGTGCCGACCGATACCAAGGCCGCGATGCCCGAGCGGCTGCATCACCTGCACGATGCCATCGCGGCGATTCTTGCCACCCATGCGCCCGACCGGGTGGCGGTGGAGGAGGTTTTCGCCAACAAGAACCCGCAATCGACCCTGAAGCTGGCGCAGGCGCGCGGTGCGGTGCTCGCCGCGTGCGGGCGCGCCGGCGTGCCGGTGCGTGAACACGCCGCCCGGCTGGTCAAGAAGGCCGTGGTCGGCACCGGCGGCGCGGAAAAGGCGCAGGTCCAGGCAATGCTCAAGGTGCTGCTGCCCGGTGTGGCGGTGGCCGGGGCTGACGCCGCCGATGCACTCGCCGTCGCGATCGCAGACGCGCATCTGGGAGAGCGCTGATGTTCCTAGTCGTCTTCCGCAACCGCAAGCGCGCCGATATCGACGCCGCCACCTATGCCGCCGACGCGGAAGCGATGGAAACCCAGGCCGCCACGCAGCCCGGCTACCTCAGCTTCAAGTCGTTCACCGCCGACGACGGCGAAGTCGTGGCGATCAGCGAATGGGAGGACGAAGCATCCGCCCGGGCCTGGGGGCGGCTTGCCGAACACCGCGCGGTCCAGCACAAGGGGCGGCAGGAATACTACGCGGAGTACACGCTGCTGGCTTGCGCCGACCCGCGCGTGCACCGCTTCGACGGACCGAAATAGCGGAGATCGGGACATGACCATCCACTTCTATGGCATCCCCAACTGCGACACGGTGAAGAAGGCGCGCGGCTGGCTCGATACGCAGGGCCACGCCTACACCTTCCACGACTACAAGAAGGAAGGCGCCGATCCGGACCTCGTCCGGAGCTGGGTCCACGCGGTCGGCTGGGAGCGCGTGCTCAACCGCCAGGGCACCACGTTCCGCAAGCTCGAGGCGGCGCAGAAGGAAAACCTCGACCAGGAACGCGCGATCCGGCTGATGGTCGCGCAGCCTTCCTGCATCAGGCGGCCCGTGCTCGACCACCCGGGCGGATTGCTGGTCGGGTTCGACGCCGCCGAATGGGAAGCCGCCCTAGCGTGAGCCCGCTGGAAATCGCCGGGACGGTCCTCGGCCTCATCAACATCGTCCTGCTGATCCGCCGGTCGGTGTGGAACTTCCCCGTCGCGATGGCGATGGTGAGCTGCATCGGCGTGGTCCTGTTCGGCGCCCGGCTCTATGCCGAGGCAGGATTGCAGGTCTTCTTCTTCGTCGTGAACGCCTGGGGCTGGTGGATGTGGAGCCGCGCGAAGGGCCGGGGGGACACGGTACCGGTGCGCTGGCTCGACTGGCCTTCGCGGATCGGGTGGGCAGCCGGGGCGGCAATTTTCAGCGTGCTGCTCGGCCTTGCCCTGGCGCGCTGGACCGACGCGGCGCTGCCGATGGCCGACAGCGCGGTCGCGGGGATGAGCGTCGTCGCGCAGATCCTCCTCGGCCTGCGCCGGATCGAGAACTGGGTGCTGTGGATCGTCATCGACGTCGTCTCGATCGCGCTTTACCTCGATCGCGGGCTCAACCTGCTCGCGGCGCTATACTTCGCCTTCCTCGTGCTGTCGGTTGTCGGACTGCGCGAATGGACCCGTTCGACACGCATGGAGACGGCATGATCCGCGTTTGCTTTCACGGCGCCGAGAGTACCGGCAAGACCTCGCTTGCCCAAGTTCTGGCAGAAGAGTGGAACTGTACCCTGGTGCCCGAATACGGGCGCATCCACGCGGAAACCAAGGGCACGGACTTCACGCTCGAGGATCTCAAGGACATCGCCCGCGAGCAGGACCGGCTGATGCAGGCGGCTTGCGAATCCGCGCCGCCGCTCGTCCT
Protein-coding regions in this window:
- a CDS encoding DUF3147 family protein — its product is MSWAVIAKALLAGAMIAAISEIGRRLPATAAIVASLPLVSVLGMVFLWQAKPDAENMAIHSAATFWYVLPSLPMFLAIPVMLRSGMNFYLALALGCALTVVLYLAMMQVGPRFGLRL
- the ruvC gene encoding crossover junction endodeoxyribonuclease RuvC, encoding MIILGLDPSLSCTGWGVIRVEGSRTTHLANGQVPTDTKAAMPERLHHLHDAIAAILATHAPDRVAVEEVFANKNPQSTLKLAQARGAVLAACGRAGVPVREHAARLVKKAVVGTGGAEKAQVQAMLKVLLPGVAVAGADAADALAVAIADAHLGER
- a CDS encoding antibiotic biosynthesis monooxygenase family protein; protein product: MFLVVFRNRKRADIDAATYAADAEAMETQAATQPGYLSFKSFTADDGEVVAISEWEDEASARAWGRLAEHRAVQHKGRQEYYAEYTLLACADPRVHRFDGPK
- a CDS encoding arsenate reductase: MTIHFYGIPNCDTVKKARGWLDTQGHAYTFHDYKKEGADPDLVRSWVHAVGWERVLNRQGTTFRKLEAAQKENLDQERAIRLMVAQPSCIRRPVLDHPGGLLVGFDAAEWEAALA
- the pnuC gene encoding nicotinamide riboside transporter PnuC, yielding MSPLEIAGTVLGLINIVLLIRRSVWNFPVAMAMVSCIGVVLFGARLYAEAGLQVFFFVVNAWGWWMWSRAKGRGDTVPVRWLDWPSRIGWAAGAAIFSVLLGLALARWTDAALPMADSAVAGMSVVAQILLGLRRIENWVLWIVIDVVSIALYLDRGLNLLAALYFAFLVLSVVGLREWTRSTRMETA